A single region of the Bacillus cereus genome encodes:
- a CDS encoding GrpB family protein, with translation MEQQILIKPYQNEWHEEYVTEKEKFISLLREEIIAIEHIGSTAVEELGAKPLIDMMIGVTNLQITENWTENLAEIGYEYVPKETPNWRFFRKGKWRAGTHHLHVYIYNSEEWRNNLLFRDFLIKHEWARKEYSELKVRLATTYPFDRVSYTTAKAPFIQKIIVLAKKD, from the coding sequence ATGGAACAACAAATTTTAATTAAACCATATCAAAACGAATGGCATGAAGAATATGTAACAGAAAAAGAGAAATTCATTTCTTTGTTGCGGGAAGAAATTATTGCTATTGAGCATATAGGAAGTACAGCAGTAGAAGAATTAGGAGCTAAACCTCTTATTGATATGATGATTGGCGTAACTAATTTACAAATTACTGAAAATTGGACTGAAAACCTTGCAGAAATTGGATATGAATATGTCCCAAAAGAAACACCGAATTGGCGTTTTTTTAGAAAAGGGAAATGGAGAGCTGGTACTCACCATTTACATGTTTATATTTATAATAGTGAAGAATGGAGGAACAACCTATTATTTCGAGATTTTCTCATAAAACATGAATGGGCACGAAAAGAATATAGCGAATTAAAAGTAAGACTTGCTACTACATATCCTTTTGATCGTGTTTCATATACAACTGCAAAAGCCCCGTTTATTCAAAAAATAATAGTTTTAGCTAAAAAGGATTAA
- a CDS encoding serine/threonine protein kinase: MKDIPVEIQLNNVTFQLKEHHNFDWLMKLGTVFTVFDQQDSGYISFGVEKNGEKKFIKYAGASTVAYEGTSDAAIIRLKNSVTIYHELKHNSLINLIEHYPVQQGYVLIFDWFDGECLHPHWSFPPPAKYINPSSPFYKFKHLSIKERIVSLNSIFSFHTYVEHKNYVAIDFYDGSILYNFKTNETKICDIDLYSNKPYVNKMGRLWGSSRFMSPEEFQLNAIIDGKTNVFNMGAMAFALLGGGQDRSFMKWEASEGLYEVAYRAVNENRSERYASMEEFNNVWLKVYNAEKF; the protein is encoded by the coding sequence ATGAAAGATATTCCAGTTGAAATTCAGTTAAATAATGTAACATTCCAATTAAAAGAACATCATAATTTTGATTGGCTTATGAAATTAGGAACAGTATTTACCGTTTTTGATCAGCAAGATTCAGGGTATATAAGTTTCGGTGTTGAAAAGAATGGGGAAAAGAAATTTATTAAATATGCAGGAGCATCAACTGTTGCATATGAAGGAACTTCAGATGCAGCTATTATTAGGTTGAAAAATTCAGTTACTATATACCATGAATTAAAACACAATTCTCTTATAAATTTAATTGAACACTACCCTGTACAACAAGGATATGTTTTAATTTTTGATTGGTTTGATGGTGAATGTCTTCACCCGCACTGGAGTTTCCCACCTCCAGCGAAATATATTAATCCTAGCTCACCATTTTATAAATTTAAGCATTTATCTATTAAGGAACGCATCGTATCATTGAATTCTATTTTTTCTTTCCACACTTACGTAGAACACAAAAACTATGTAGCTATTGATTTTTATGACGGTAGTATTTTGTACAACTTTAAAACGAATGAAACAAAAATTTGTGATATTGATTTATACAGTAACAAACCGTATGTAAATAAGATGGGGCGACTGTGGGGGTCCTCGCGTTTTATGTCACCTGAAGAGTTTCAACTTAATGCTATAATAGACGGGAAAACTAATGTATTTAATATGGGGGCTATGGCTTTCGCACTATTAGGTGGCGGGCAAGATCGTTCCTTTATGAAATGGGAAGCTAGTGAAGGCCTATATGAAGTAGCATACCGTGCTGTAAATGAAAATCGTAGTGAGCGCTATGCGTCAATGGAAGAGTTTAATAATGTATGGTTAAAAGTCTATAACGCTGAAAAGTTTTAA
- a CDS encoding sensor histidine kinase yields MYNTYGIEIQDNGACIMNFVYINQNVLNNLLYILSSIFVFYFIYDSGYFRKKYKKLLIILCTSIPLILCMRYPIYMDENCIHDLRQIPFLIGTLYGGFPVGIALLMILLITRFMFYGFSLLTIIVYGMMLIITVFASSKFNTYNRKMKVASSIFLTFFLALFTTVIVLTLSDFEVNNLYIIYFILLPTILILFMVYFNEVLKDAICMRSKLIKVEKMEIVSQLAASISHEVRNPLTVVKGFTQLLKTPNITQQSRDEYIEHILEELNRAQAIIDDYLTFAKPASEKLDRISVEHELHRVIKMILPLCNMNNINITQEFSEGIIIGNTQHFHQCFLNLIKNSIEAMPSGGNLIISATVNNNKVIIRIQDSGIGMSQEQINRFGEPYFSTKTKGTGLGTMVAVKIIETMRGTLKIRSVINKGTTLTITLPKCSNEEISYNK; encoded by the coding sequence ATGTATAATACATATGGGATTGAAATTCAGGATAACGGGGCATGTATTATGAACTTTGTTTACATTAATCAAAATGTTTTAAATAATCTTCTATATATTTTAAGTAGTATATTTGTTTTTTATTTTATTTATGATAGTGGATACTTTAGGAAGAAATATAAGAAATTGCTTATCATTCTTTGTACGAGCATCCCACTAATTTTATGTATGCGGTACCCCATCTATATGGATGAAAATTGTATTCACGATTTAAGACAAATCCCCTTTTTAATTGGTACACTTTATGGTGGATTTCCTGTCGGTATTGCATTACTCATGATTTTATTAATAACACGTTTTATGTTTTATGGTTTTAGCCTGTTAACAATCATTGTGTATGGAATGATGTTAATAATTACAGTATTCGCATCATCAAAATTTAATACATACAATAGAAAAATGAAAGTAGCTTCATCCATATTTTTAACTTTTTTCCTTGCATTGTTTACAACAGTAATTGTTTTAACTCTATCGGATTTTGAAGTGAATAATTTGTACATTATTTATTTCATTCTATTACCAACTATTTTAATATTATTTATGGTCTATTTTAATGAAGTTTTAAAAGATGCAATATGCATGCGATCAAAATTAATAAAAGTTGAAAAAATGGAGATTGTCAGTCAACTCGCTGCAAGTATTTCACATGAAGTACGGAACCCTTTGACGGTTGTAAAAGGATTTACACAACTTTTAAAAACACCCAATATAACTCAACAATCCAGAGATGAATATATTGAACATATACTTGAAGAGTTAAATCGTGCACAGGCAATTATTGATGATTACTTAACTTTTGCCAAACCTGCTTCAGAAAAACTAGATCGTATTTCAGTTGAGCACGAGTTACATCGAGTTATTAAAATGATATTGCCTTTATGTAATATGAATAATATTAATATTACACAAGAGTTCTCTGAGGGAATAATTATTGGTAATACACAGCACTTCCATCAATGTTTTTTAAATTTAATAAAAAACAGTATAGAAGCAATGCCAAGTGGCGGTAATCTAATTATATCTGCAACTGTTAATAATAATAAGGTCATAATACGGATTCAAGATAGTGGAATTGGAATGTCGCAAGAGCAAATTAACCGATTTGGCGAACCATATTTTAGTACAAAAACGAAAGGTACTGGTTTAGGAACAATGGTTGCTGTAAAAATTATCGAAACGATGCGAGGCACATTGAAAATCCGAAGTGTTATAAATAAAGGAACTACTTTAACAATCACATTACCTAAATGTAGTAATGAGGAGATTTCGTATAATAAATGA
- a CDS encoding YjcZ family sporulation protein translates to MSFGGSCGFGGGFALLVVLFILLIIVGCSCWG, encoded by the coding sequence ATGAGTTTCGGTGGTTCTTGTGGTTTTGGTGGAGGTTTCGCTTTATTAGTTGTGTTATTTATTTTATTAATAATTGTTGGATGCAGCTGTTGGGGCTGA
- a CDS encoding energy-coupling factor transporter transmembrane component T family protein has product MHNTYFYRMDGAIKLSIFIFCMTLTFLFFDFRILLILFIVGCIGLLIAKIQLRKIIVIFSVIFTFSLLNSVMILFITPTHGSELTGSYTSFFYIGYATITYETLFYAATLSLKYFTLLPFTLLFIYTTHPSEFVSSLNKFAVPYKITYAINIALRYIPSIQSEYIIIRHAQEARGVPFEKGEASLWIRMKNRVLIFWPLIIHSLERIDTVSNAMDLRGFGKKDKRTWYYAKNAQKEDYITLFVGIIILVIAIYLKLNVFQSFWYPF; this is encoded by the coding sequence ATGCATAATACGTATTTTTATCGTATGGATGGTGCAATTAAATTATCTATATTTATATTTTGTATGACACTTACTTTTTTATTTTTTGATTTTCGTATATTGCTAATTTTATTTATTGTTGGATGTATCGGCCTCTTAATTGCAAAAATTCAATTGCGTAAAATAATAGTTATTTTCAGCGTTATATTTACATTTAGTTTATTAAATTCCGTTATGATTCTTTTTATTACGCCCACCCATGGATCGGAATTAACGGGATCGTATACCTCTTTTTTTTATATAGGTTATGCAACAATTACATATGAAACTTTATTTTATGCAGCTACACTTTCATTGAAATATTTTACGTTATTACCATTTACACTTCTCTTTATTTATACAACTCATCCAAGTGAATTTGTGAGCAGCTTAAATAAATTTGCTGTTCCTTATAAAATTACATATGCAATAAATATTGCACTGCGTTATATACCAAGCATTCAATCTGAATATATAATCATTAGACACGCACAGGAAGCAAGAGGCGTACCTTTTGAAAAAGGAGAAGCGAGCTTGTGGATTCGTATGAAAAACCGTGTTTTAATTTTTTGGCCACTTATTATTCATTCATTAGAAAGGATTGATACTGTTTCAAATGCAATGGATTTAAGAGGTTTTGGAAAAAAGGATAAACGAACGTGGTACTATGCAAAGAACGCACAAAAGGAGGATTACATCACACTTTTTGTTGGTATTATCATTTTGGTTATTGCAATTTACTTAAAGCTGAATGTATTCCAAAGTTTCTGGTACCCATTTTAA
- a CDS encoding ABC transporter ATP-binding protein, whose protein sequence is MQPIISFEQFTFQYRHAMQPTLKNITFQIYPGEKVLIAGRSGSGKSTLAHCINGLIPFSYEGISTGNILIAGKDPRKGSVFEQSKHVGTILQDQDSQFIGLTVEEDVAFALENDCVNQIEMRKIVTDSLNKVSMQDFHTQSPHELSGGQKQTVSLAGLLTTNTDILLFDEPLANLDPACSLNTIELIKNIHEKYNKTIVIIEHRIEEILNLDLDKIILIDEGEVIAIGSPDSILNSNILPNIGLREPIYIEALKKLNFDSNNVRVFPIENLRNAGVHSLLKNWMQKQVSSKNKYIKKALCKIENLSFTYNNKHTALEDINLSIGEGEIVALLGHNGAGKSTLAHTLIGINKTKNGRITFDGENINSWSIRKRGEVISYVMQNPNQMITQPTVLEEVSYSLKLKKVSKDEIETRVEKALRICGLYPFRNWPIQALSYGQKKRLTIASVLITNPKIIVLDEPTAGQDYYHYKQFMSFIRKLAGRGISFIIITHDMNLALEYADRAVVLHEGKIIADNTVSAVLGDQEMLQRANLREISLIKLAKLSGIPTPETFVKLYIEANRREEYA, encoded by the coding sequence ATGCAACCAATTATTTCTTTTGAACAATTTACCTTTCAATATAGGCATGCCATGCAGCCTACTTTAAAAAATATTACATTTCAAATATATCCTGGGGAAAAGGTACTTATCGCTGGACGAAGTGGTTCAGGTAAGTCAACATTAGCGCATTGTATAAATGGGCTAATCCCATTTTCTTACGAAGGGATAAGTACCGGTAACATTTTAATAGCTGGAAAGGACCCGAGAAAAGGTAGTGTTTTTGAACAGAGTAAACACGTAGGGACAATATTACAAGATCAAGATTCACAATTTATAGGTCTTACTGTCGAAGAGGATGTAGCATTTGCATTAGAAAACGATTGTGTAAATCAAATAGAAATGAGAAAGATTGTTACGGATTCTTTAAACAAGGTAAGCATGCAGGACTTTCATACACAAAGTCCACATGAATTATCAGGAGGCCAAAAACAGACAGTCTCTCTTGCAGGTCTGCTAACGACAAATACAGATATATTATTATTTGATGAACCGTTAGCTAATTTGGATCCTGCATGTAGTTTGAATACAATAGAACTTATTAAAAATATACATGAGAAATATAATAAAACAATTGTAATTATTGAACATCGAATAGAAGAAATTTTAAACCTTGATTTAGATAAAATTATTTTAATAGACGAGGGAGAAGTTATTGCCATTGGTTCACCGGATAGTATTTTAAATTCTAATATATTACCAAATATCGGACTAAGAGAACCTATTTATATAGAGGCGCTAAAGAAATTAAATTTTGACAGTAATAATGTTAGGGTATTTCCAATTGAAAATCTTCGTAATGCAGGCGTTCATAGCCTATTAAAAAACTGGATGCAGAAGCAAGTTTCATCAAAAAATAAATATATTAAAAAAGCTTTATGCAAGATAGAAAATTTATCATTTACGTACAATAACAAACATACAGCCTTAGAAGATATCAACCTTTCAATAGGAGAGGGAGAAATAGTAGCGTTATTGGGTCATAATGGAGCAGGGAAATCGACATTAGCTCATACTCTTATAGGAATAAATAAAACAAAGAATGGGAGAATAACATTCGATGGAGAAAATATAAATTCTTGGTCTATTCGTAAACGCGGGGAAGTTATTTCTTACGTTATGCAAAATCCAAATCAAATGATTACACAGCCTACTGTTTTAGAAGAGGTTTCATATTCATTAAAATTAAAAAAGGTTTCTAAAGATGAGATTGAGACAAGAGTCGAAAAAGCTTTAAGAATTTGTGGATTATATCCATTTCGTAACTGGCCAATTCAGGCATTAAGCTATGGACAAAAAAAGAGGCTTACTATTGCATCTGTACTTATAACAAACCCAAAAATTATTGTATTAGATGAACCGACAGCTGGACAAGATTATTACCATTACAAACAGTTTATGTCGTTTATTAGAAAATTGGCTGGAAGGGGCATATCCTTTATTATTATCACACACGATATGAATCTTGCTTTAGAATATGCAGATCGAGCGGTAGTTCTGCATGAAGGGAAAATTATTGCGGACAATACTGTATCTGCTGTTTTAGGGGATCAAGAAATGTTACAAAGAGCTAATCTACGGGAGATTTCATTAATAAAACTAGCTAAATTAAGCGGAATTCCAACTCCAGAAACATTTGTGAAACTCTATATTGAGGCTAATAGGAGGGAGGAATATGCATAA
- a CDS encoding ECF-type riboflavin transporter substrate-binding protein, translating to MNKLTTKLVVAIGIGAALYGVLGLWGFSIAPNTFIKPALAILTVFGALFGPVAGLLIGLIGHTVTDTIAGWGIWWGWVISSGIIGFAMGLIQKRVGFSVKHGTYNNRDISYFAIAGLIGIVIAIIFAGAFDIIGMGEPFDKIVIQVLGATIADVIVFLVLGLPITIGLAKSNKKHTHLKIEK from the coding sequence ATGAACAAATTAACGACAAAGCTAGTAGTAGCTATTGGAATTGGAGCAGCTTTATACGGGGTATTAGGGCTTTGGGGATTTTCTATCGCACCGAATACATTTATTAAACCCGCATTGGCTATTTTAACAGTTTTTGGAGCGTTATTTGGCCCGGTAGCAGGACTTTTAATAGGACTCATCGGTCATACCGTTACAGATACGATCGCTGGTTGGGGTATTTGGTGGGGATGGGTTATTAGTTCAGGTATTATTGGTTTTGCAATGGGACTCATACAAAAAAGAGTTGGTTTTAGTGTAAAACATGGAACGTATAATAACCGTGATATTTCTTATTTTGCAATTGCAGGGTTAATTGGTATTGTCATTGCTATTATATTTGCTGGAGCATTCGATATTATTGGGATGGGAGAACCGTTTGACAAAATAGTTATACAAGTACTAGGCGCAACAATTGCAGACGTTATCGTATTTTTAGTTCTTGGCTTACCAATCACGATCGGATTAGCGAAATCAAATAAGAAACATACACATTTAAAAATTGAAAAGTAG
- a CDS encoding aspartate/glutamate racemase family protein: MMKVIGLIGGLSWESTSLYYKHINTLTLSQYDQNAKLVLYSMDFGEVTTLLQNHQYEEVKNKLVTVAKKVEKSGAECLLMCSNTVHLFAEEVEQAISIPLLHIGDVSAKEMVEQNIKRIGLLGTKQTMEQDFYTSRLAKYNIETIIPNDEERTFIHHVILNELSRGIISGTSREKLIQITNSLIQNGAEGILLGCTEIPLLISQNDLTVPVFDTAFLHANTAVQFAG, from the coding sequence ATGATGAAAGTAATTGGTTTAATTGGTGGGTTAAGCTGGGAATCTACATCACTATACTATAAACATATTAATACTCTAACACTCTCTCAATACGATCAAAATGCGAAGCTAGTTTTATATAGTATGGATTTTGGAGAAGTAACTACTTTATTACAAAACCATCAATATGAAGAAGTGAAAAACAAATTAGTCACAGTTGCTAAAAAGGTTGAAAAGTCCGGGGCGGAATGTTTACTAATGTGTTCAAATACGGTCCATTTATTTGCTGAGGAAGTAGAACAAGCAATATCAATCCCACTTCTTCATATCGGTGATGTAAGTGCTAAAGAAATGGTAGAACAGAATATAAAACGTATCGGACTATTAGGAACAAAACAAACGATGGAACAAGATTTCTATACATCAAGACTAGCAAAATATAACATTGAGACAATTATCCCAAATGACGAAGAAAGAACTTTTATCCATCACGTCATATTAAACGAATTAAGTAGAGGCATTATTTCAGGAACTTCAAGAGAGAAACTAATACAAATTACCAATTCATTAATTCAAAACGGTGCGGAAGGTATATTACTAGGCTGTACTGAAATACCATTGCTTATTTCCCAAAATGACCTTACTGTTCCTGTTTTTGATACTGCTTTTTTACATGCAAATACTGCTGTACAATTTGCTGGATAA
- a CDS encoding macrolide family glycosyltransferase produces the protein MLNILIINFPAEGHVNPTLSLVKAFTERGDNVHYITTENFKERLEVLGAIVHTHPDLLKEISIDNETSYGLKSFFHVHVQTSLYILEITKELCKSINFDFVVYDIFGAGELVKEYLQVPGIVSSPIFLIPPELLETLPFHPNAEIQFQPDELSEKLLYQMEHEFGVKPKNNLQFMHNKGDISLVYTSRYFQPNSDSFGENNVFIGPSIIKRKTNAKFPLELLSKKKVIYISMGTLLEGLEPFFNTCIDAFSNFEGIVVMAIGDRNDISKIKQAPDNFIIAPYVPQSEILSEADVFITHGGMNSVHDAIYYNVPFVIIPHDKDQPMIAQRLTELEAAHRLLKEHVNVQTLKEAVTDVLSNKKYKHGIRKLNESFLECGGSKRAIAVIDALLNK, from the coding sequence GTGTTGAATATTTTAATAATTAATTTTCCTGCAGAGGGACATGTAAATCCTACATTAAGTTTAGTAAAGGCCTTTACTGAAAGAGGAGATAACGTACACTATATTACAACGGAAAACTTTAAGGAAAGGCTTGAAGTTTTGGGGGCTATTGTACATACTCATCCGGATTTATTAAAGGAGATTTCTATTGATAATGAAACTTCATATGGATTAAAATCTTTCTTTCATGTACATGTTCAAACTTCTTTATATATATTAGAAATTACGAAAGAATTATGTAAAAGCATAAATTTTGATTTCGTAGTTTATGATATATTTGGTGCCGGAGAGTTAGTAAAGGAATATTTACAAGTTCCAGGCATAGTTTCCTCTCCTATATTTTTAATTCCACCAGAATTATTGGAAACCTTGCCTTTTCATCCAAATGCAGAAATACAATTCCAACCCGATGAACTCTCTGAAAAGTTACTGTATCAAATGGAACATGAATTTGGAGTAAAGCCCAAAAATAATCTTCAATTTATGCATAATAAGGGAGATATTAGTCTCGTGTATACAAGTCGTTATTTTCAACCTAATAGCGATTCGTTCGGAGAAAACAATGTTTTTATTGGACCGAGTATTATAAAGCGCAAAACAAATGCAAAGTTTCCACTTGAATTGCTTTCAAAAAAGAAAGTTATTTATATTTCAATGGGAACACTTCTTGAAGGGCTCGAACCATTTTTTAATACTTGTATTGATGCTTTTTCAAATTTCGAAGGGATTGTAGTAATGGCGATCGGTGATAGAAATGATATTTCAAAAATTAAGCAAGCACCAGACAACTTTATTATAGCCCCTTACGTACCTCAATCAGAAATATTAAGTGAAGCAGATGTTTTTATTACACATGGTGGAATGAATAGTGTGCACGATGCAATTTATTACAATGTCCCATTTGTGATAATACCACATGATAAAGATCAACCTATGATAGCGCAAAGATTAACTGAGCTTGAGGCAGCACATAGATTATTGAAAGAGCATGTTAATGTGCAAACTTTAAAAGAGGCGGTAACAGATGTTCTTTCAAATAAAAAGTATAAACATGGCATTCGAAAACTGAATGAAAGTTTTTTAGAGTGTGGCGGTTCCAAAAGAGCCATTGCAGTTATTGATGCTCTTTTAAATAAATAG
- the lepB gene encoding signal peptidase I, with protein MKQLILKDWRKICSYILIIIGIIIINKSFLFCMVEGISMQPTLNENNRILVNKASVYFSSFHHGDVVIIKKEDEPTYYVKRIIGLPGDNIQLRNDVVYINGKKRDELYIQLDMSQVSNHFSNFREMKVPSHKLFVLGDNRNHSKDSRNTLGLIDESHVIGKVKMVYYPFDQIKWLK; from the coding sequence ATGAAGCAATTGATTCTAAAAGATTGGAGAAAAATATGTAGCTATATTTTAATTATAATAGGAATTATTATTATTAATAAGTCATTTTTATTTTGTATGGTAGAGGGAATTTCGATGCAACCTACTTTGAATGAAAATAATCGCATACTAGTTAATAAGGCTAGTGTTTATTTTTCTTCTTTTCATCATGGTGATGTTGTAATAATAAAAAAAGAAGACGAGCCTACATACTACGTGAAACGAATTATTGGATTACCAGGGGATAACATACAATTAAGAAACGATGTGGTATATATTAACGGTAAAAAGCGAGATGAGTTGTATATACAGTTAGATATGTCACAAGTATCAAATCATTTTTCAAACTTTAGAGAAATGAAAGTTCCCTCGCATAAATTATTTGTATTAGGTGATAATCGAAATCATAGTAAAGATAGTAGGAATACACTTGGACTTATCGATGAGTCACATGTAATAGGTAAAGTGAAAATGGTATATTATCCATTTGATCAAATAAAATGGTTAAAATAA
- a CDS encoding peptidoglycan D,D-transpeptidase FtsI family protein produces the protein MKKKEKKSGRALPIRLNILFFCVFLLFSGIIIQLGKVQIFDGETYKNEVEKRENATVSLTVPRGKIYDREGNSVVDNKSLRTITYTKVKGVKSEEMLKTARQLAEIIEMPQEDIDKLTETDKKDFWMQLNPKLTQDLVSKKEIDKFRVKDINGKELDKKIEELKRKRVTEKNLQELTAKDIEVLAIKSKMTSGYQMVPQIIKKDVSEKEYAVVSENLANLPGVDASVDWERLYVNDGLFRSVLGNVSNADEGLPRERLDYYLVREYSRNDRVGKSYIEQQYEDVLHGTKEKVRSIADKQGNTIRTETVSEGKSGKNLTLTIDMELQKKVEESIEKILKAYKGSESMLDRAFVVMMNPKNGQVLSMAGKRLVEKDGKMEVEDYALGTLTSSYELGSTVKGATVLTGFETKAITPGTHFYDAPMKFKGTKEKKSWKDFGDIDDLRALQVSSNVYMFNTALKIAGVDYVKNSSLDIKQEYFDKMRYYFRQFGLGVPTGIDLPNETAGQIGRKDNQPGFLLDFSIGQYDTYTPLQLAQYISTIANGGYRMKPQILQEIREQTVQKDEVGKVVQSIEPVVLNRIDMKEEYINQVKEGFRKVFQEGDGTGVRAFQKAPYKPAGKTGTAQTVYGGESDIGRNEKGNRRECYNLTLAGYAPYDDPEVAFSVVVPWVINDKSGINSDIGKEVLDAYFDLKNKRLTGEAPKIDDSKEN, from the coding sequence GTGAAAAAGAAAGAGAAAAAGAGTGGTAGAGCCCTACCTATACGGTTAAATATTTTATTCTTTTGCGTATTTTTATTATTTTCTGGAATTATAATCCAGTTAGGTAAAGTACAAATTTTCGATGGAGAAACATATAAGAATGAAGTAGAAAAAAGAGAGAATGCAACTGTTAGTCTTACAGTACCACGCGGCAAAATTTATGACCGTGAAGGGAATTCAGTGGTGGACAATAAGTCTTTACGTACGATTACATATACAAAGGTGAAAGGTGTAAAATCGGAAGAAATGCTAAAAACTGCAAGACAACTTGCAGAAATAATTGAAATGCCGCAAGAAGATATAGATAAGTTAACCGAGACGGATAAGAAAGATTTTTGGATGCAGTTAAATCCAAAACTTACTCAAGATTTAGTATCTAAAAAAGAAATAGATAAGTTTAGAGTAAAGGATATTAACGGAAAAGAGTTAGACAAAAAAATAGAAGAGTTAAAAAGAAAGCGAGTTACAGAAAAAAATCTTCAAGAATTAACAGCAAAAGACATAGAAGTGTTAGCTATTAAAAGTAAAATGACTTCAGGTTATCAAATGGTACCTCAAATTATAAAAAAAGATGTTAGTGAAAAGGAATATGCTGTGGTTAGCGAAAATTTAGCAAATCTCCCTGGGGTTGACGCATCAGTTGATTGGGAACGGCTCTATGTAAATGATGGCTTATTCCGTTCAGTCCTTGGAAATGTTTCGAATGCTGATGAGGGATTACCACGTGAACGATTAGATTATTATTTAGTGCGGGAGTATAGCCGGAATGACCGGGTCGGGAAAAGTTACATCGAACAGCAATACGAAGATGTACTTCATGGCACGAAAGAAAAAGTAAGAAGTATTGCTGATAAACAAGGTAATACAATTAGAACGGAGACAGTTTCTGAAGGGAAAAGCGGCAAGAATTTAACGTTAACAATTGATATGGAATTACAGAAAAAAGTAGAAGAGAGTATAGAAAAAATATTAAAGGCATATAAAGGTTCAGAATCAATGTTAGACCGTGCTTTCGTTGTAATGATGAATCCGAAAAACGGCCAAGTATTATCGATGGCTGGGAAAAGACTTGTAGAAAAAGATGGGAAAATGGAAGTAGAAGATTACGCTTTAGGTACGCTGACAAGTTCATACGAGCTTGGATCAACTGTTAAAGGTGCTACAGTATTAACCGGATTTGAAACAAAAGCTATAACACCGGGAACACATTTTTATGATGCACCTATGAAGTTTAAAGGAACTAAGGAGAAAAAGTCATGGAAAGATTTTGGAGATATAGATGACCTAAGAGCTTTACAAGTTTCCTCTAACGTTTATATGTTTAACACAGCATTAAAAATTGCCGGTGTGGATTATGTAAAGAACAGTTCACTAGATATTAAACAAGAATACTTTGATAAGATGAGATATTATTTCAGACAATTTGGTTTAGGTGTTCCAACAGGTATTGATTTACCGAATGAAACAGCGGGGCAAATTGGGAGAAAAGATAATCAGCCAGGTTTCTTATTAGACTTTTCTATTGGTCAGTATGATACGTATACACCACTTCAGCTTGCACAATATATTTCAACTATTGCAAATGGCGGGTATCGTATGAAACCACAAATTCTTCAAGAAATTAGAGAACAAACCGTTCAAAAAGATGAGGTCGGTAAAGTAGTACAATCAATAGAACCCGTTGTTTTAAATAGAATTGATATGAAAGAAGAATATATCAATCAAGTAAAAGAAGGCTTTAGGAAAGTATTCCAAGAAGGGGATGGAACGGGAGTAAGGGCGTTCCAAAAAGCACCCTATAAACCAGCTGGAAAAACAGGAACTGCACAGACTGTATACGGTGGAGAAAGTGATATTGGGAGAAATGAGAAAGGCAATCGTAGAGAATGCTATAATTTAACATTAGCAGGATATGCGCCATATGATGATCCAGAAGTAGCATTTTCCGTTGTAGTACCATGGGTTATAAATGATAAGTCTGGTATTAACTCTGATATTGGAAAAGAAGTTTTAGATGCTTATTTTGATTTAAAAAATAAGCGATTAACTGGCGAAGCACCAAAAATAGATGACTCTAAGGAGAATTAA